Proteins from a genomic interval of Rhodococcoides fascians A25f:
- a CDS encoding DUF6319 family protein, which produces MPPRGRAVNDSLTPENLTTLAAALAEGRRATVYLREPNPSLGLSDGTSAKVISIDGTTVTISPKGVNDELPYEAEELRITRNAATPPAPAKRVPAKKVAPPVSAAPTRTEAVAAKPTTAPAPAKAVVEKPKAVVEQPKAVVEQPRAQPQQQAPRRAKKAPGGVSVTIHAGADNDWSVTVTQGAKRPTKAQPVSPESVSRAVRELGDPIARDAVEAVISHAREEAARRVAELSRQLEEARTTLAALEQDV; this is translated from the coding sequence ATGCCACCCCGTGGGCGCGCCGTGAACGATTCGTTGACCCCGGAGAATCTGACGACGCTGGCTGCGGCGCTCGCCGAGGGGCGTCGGGCAACCGTCTATCTTCGTGAACCGAACCCGAGCCTCGGACTGTCCGACGGAACGTCGGCGAAGGTGATCTCGATCGACGGCACCACGGTCACTATCAGTCCGAAGGGTGTCAACGACGAATTGCCTTACGAGGCAGAGGAACTACGTATCACTCGCAACGCGGCAACCCCGCCTGCGCCGGCCAAGCGCGTACCTGCGAAGAAAGTGGCGCCGCCGGTGTCCGCCGCCCCGACTCGGACGGAAGCAGTCGCAGCAAAGCCGACAACAGCTCCGGCACCTGCCAAGGCCGTGGTGGAAAAACCCAAGGCAGTGGTGGAACAACCCAAGGCAGTGGTGGAACAACCCAGGGCGCAGCCGCAACAGCAGGCTCCCCGTCGCGCAAAAAAGGCTCCAGGCGGGGTCAGCGTCACTATTCACGCCGGGGCGGACAACGATTGGTCGGTCACGGTCACCCAGGGCGCGAAGCGCCCCACCAAGGCGCAACCGGTGAGTCCGGAGTCGGTGAGCAGGGCCGTGCGAGAGTTGGGCGATCCCATCGCACGCGACGCAGTCGAGGCCGTCATCTCCCACGCGCGCGAAGAGGCTGCTCGCCGCGTTGCAGAACTGAGTCGCCAACTGGAGGAAGCGCGCACCACCCTTGCCGCCCTCGAGCAGGACGTATGA
- a CDS encoding glycerol-3-phosphate 1-O-acyltransferase, whose protein sequence is MYHLDADEQSLSDGPHVYLLDAKSTLEVQALNQWIDATTPDGEPRPPSVVLSGEARTSLAESVRGYADDPLLIPLRVTLSDRKNGILHRIFAPRGRSKPTQVWQRWVANDDPDHSAVLVGEPATLRDLQDRFERGGGTSLSSFILRQASLALDKAERGVIGSEYKIPRFVVEDMTEQKKFHDGITALADEVGQDRDAVDKRVNDILGEMVATETRRAVEMWGTLGAYFSRAYKVDVDRDQLQKVRELNKNYPLVFLPNHRSYLDPLVLRPALLAEGLPLNHVMGGINVGFWPLGPIAKRSGVVLIQRKFSDAIYKWTLRQYMSFLLSKRFNLEWYIEGGRSRTGKLRPPRFGLLTYLVDALESSDAEDVYLVPTSITYDRLHEVGAMAEESHGAKKQAEGIRMAIGYIRAQGTLRGNVYLNFGEPMSVASIVAENTDKRVAVQKIALGVSHAINDATPVTPAALVTMALLGIEDRALNVNEMWAIIAPLARYIKRRNLPTAGGVDIADVDVVRSAVVAQVNANVVKRFDDGPEPLFYLAQDKHLVAAFFRNNAIHFFVMRAIGELVVLPTSGDSAPLTQESLWQSALQLRDLLKFEFFFGDKKDFGQRLESEVDLIDPDWRTKISDPDYAAHQLQSQDLHLAHRVLQPIFEAYQVVADQLMLLPQSGEFDKPKFIAECLGAAQARRLRQQLDHSESISGELFDTALQLAENRDLVDSGSDGVARRRRDFALEIDEWARKVRTIRDMAHQMLRAVEPISAPEENNS, encoded by the coding sequence ATGTACCACCTCGACGCGGACGAACAATCGCTCAGCGACGGTCCGCACGTGTATTTGCTCGACGCCAAATCCACCCTCGAGGTTCAGGCTCTGAATCAGTGGATCGATGCGACCACTCCCGACGGCGAGCCGAGGCCGCCGTCGGTGGTGTTGTCCGGTGAAGCGAGAACCTCACTGGCGGAGAGTGTTCGCGGGTACGCCGACGATCCGCTCCTCATTCCGTTGCGCGTGACGTTGTCCGATCGTAAGAACGGCATTCTCCACCGCATCTTCGCTCCGCGCGGTCGATCGAAGCCCACCCAGGTATGGCAGCGGTGGGTGGCGAACGACGATCCCGATCATTCGGCGGTGTTGGTCGGCGAGCCCGCGACCCTCCGTGATCTGCAGGATCGGTTCGAGCGGGGCGGCGGCACCTCGCTCTCGTCGTTCATCCTGCGACAGGCCAGTCTGGCGTTGGACAAGGCCGAGCGTGGCGTCATCGGCTCCGAGTACAAGATTCCGCGATTCGTCGTCGAGGACATGACGGAGCAGAAGAAGTTCCACGACGGCATCACCGCGCTCGCGGACGAGGTCGGTCAGGACCGCGACGCAGTCGACAAGCGCGTCAACGACATCCTCGGTGAGATGGTCGCAACCGAGACCCGCCGGGCAGTGGAGATGTGGGGCACCCTCGGGGCATATTTCTCGCGGGCGTACAAGGTCGACGTCGATCGCGATCAGCTGCAGAAGGTCCGCGAACTCAACAAGAACTATCCGTTGGTGTTCCTACCCAATCACCGTTCCTACCTCGACCCGCTCGTGCTACGCCCGGCGCTGCTGGCCGAGGGTCTACCGCTCAATCACGTCATGGGCGGCATCAACGTCGGCTTCTGGCCGCTGGGTCCGATCGCCAAACGCAGTGGCGTCGTGCTCATTCAGCGGAAGTTCTCCGACGCGATCTACAAGTGGACGCTGCGTCAGTACATGAGTTTTCTGCTCAGCAAGCGGTTCAACCTCGAGTGGTACATCGAAGGCGGACGCAGCCGCACCGGGAAGCTTCGCCCGCCGAGGTTCGGCCTGCTCACCTATCTGGTCGACGCCCTGGAGTCGAGCGACGCAGAGGACGTCTATCTGGTTCCGACGTCCATCACCTACGACCGCCTGCACGAGGTCGGCGCGATGGCCGAGGAATCGCACGGGGCGAAGAAGCAGGCCGAGGGCATTCGGATGGCCATCGGGTACATCCGTGCGCAGGGCACGTTGCGCGGCAACGTGTATCTGAACTTCGGCGAACCGATGTCGGTGGCGTCGATCGTCGCCGAGAACACCGACAAGCGTGTCGCGGTTCAGAAGATCGCACTCGGCGTCTCTCACGCGATCAACGACGCAACACCGGTGACTCCGGCGGCTTTGGTCACGATGGCACTGCTGGGCATCGAGGATCGCGCACTCAACGTCAACGAGATGTGGGCCATCATCGCCCCGCTCGCCCGCTACATCAAACGCCGCAACCTGCCCACCGCGGGCGGCGTCGACATTGCCGACGTCGATGTGGTGCGATCGGCCGTCGTCGCTCAGGTCAACGCCAACGTGGTCAAGCGTTTCGACGACGGGCCCGAGCCACTGTTCTATCTGGCGCAGGACAAGCATCTGGTTGCAGCATTCTTCCGTAACAACGCAATTCACTTCTTCGTCATGCGTGCCATCGGAGAACTGGTGGTGCTGCCGACCAGCGGCGATTCGGCACCTCTGACGCAGGAGTCGCTGTGGCAGTCGGCGCTGCAATTGCGCGATCTGCTCAAGTTCGAGTTCTTCTTCGGCGACAAGAAGGACTTCGGGCAGAGGCTGGAATCCGAGGTCGACCTGATCGACCCGGATTGGCGAACCAAGATCAGCGACCCCGATTATGCTGCGCACCAACTGCAGTCACAGGATCTGCACCTGGCGCACCGCGTATTGCAGCCGATCTTCGAGGCGTACCAGGTAGTGGCAGATCAGCTGATGCTGCTGCCGCAGAGCGGCGAGTTCGACAAGCCCAAGTTCATCGCGGAGTGCCTCGGCGCCGCTCAGGCCAGGCGACTGCGTCAGCAACTCGATCACAGCGAGTCCATTTCCGGCGAGTTGTTCGATACTGCACTGCAATTGGCAGAGAACCGGGATCTCGTCGACTCCGGCTCCGACGGTGTCGCGCGCCGGCGCAGAGACTTTGCGCTCGAGATCGACGAGTGGGCCCGCAAGGTTCGCACGATCCGAGACATGGCCCACCAGATGCTGCGTGCGGTAGAACCGATCTCGGCCCCCGAGGAGAACAATTCATGA
- a CDS encoding HAD-IB family hydrolase, which yields MTEFDDRLIAIAAAPPGRDTVAFFDLDGTLINGFSARAVFLERLKTLDVTVKELWEISSAVVEMRMRNSPVDNLMGKAVRGLEGRREDDLMEQAYTLFRNEIAPMIYPQARALVEAHRHAGHRLVMATSATPYQALPVQQDMMFEELLCTTPVVTDGILTGELVGDSLWGPRKAQAAIDYAEREGIALAGCFAYSNGGEDVPLLEAVGRPVALNPDPDLARYAAKKKWPALTLESPKRGTDITSAVRSTAALGSVLASASIGLGLGILTRSRRTGANITSTIAPDIALTLAGVKLDVTGTENAWSARPAVFMFNHQSTADSIIVTSILRRDITAVAKRELERDPRFALLGRIFDVAYVDRGDPAQAREAMRPAIDKLHSGISVAIAPEGTRMPTSRLGRFKKGGFHLAMQAGVPIVPIVIHNAGDVMWKKDFTVHSGTVKVTVGEPIPTTDWEPDKIDEYVDDVRSYFDRTLGYA from the coding sequence ATGACCGAGTTCGACGATCGACTGATCGCGATCGCCGCCGCACCACCGGGCCGAGACACCGTGGCATTCTTCGATCTCGACGGCACCCTGATCAACGGATTCTCCGCCCGCGCAGTCTTTCTCGAACGTCTCAAGACCCTCGACGTGACGGTGAAGGAGCTGTGGGAGATCTCCAGTGCCGTCGTCGAGATGCGGATGCGCAACTCCCCCGTCGACAACCTGATGGGTAAGGCCGTCCGCGGCCTGGAGGGCCGTCGGGAGGACGATCTGATGGAACAGGCATACACGCTGTTCCGCAACGAGATTGCGCCGATGATCTACCCGCAGGCCCGTGCCCTCGTCGAGGCTCACCGGCATGCCGGACATCGCCTCGTGATGGCCACCTCCGCCACGCCGTACCAGGCACTGCCGGTGCAACAGGACATGATGTTCGAAGAATTGCTGTGCACCACCCCCGTCGTCACCGACGGAATCCTCACCGGCGAACTCGTCGGCGACTCGCTGTGGGGTCCGCGCAAGGCGCAGGCAGCGATCGACTACGCCGAACGTGAAGGCATCGCTCTGGCGGGCTGCTTCGCCTACTCCAACGGCGGCGAGGACGTGCCACTGCTCGAGGCCGTGGGACGACCCGTTGCCCTCAACCCAGACCCCGATCTCGCACGCTATGCCGCCAAGAAGAAGTGGCCTGCTCTGACGTTGGAAAGCCCGAAGCGCGGCACCGACATCACGTCGGCCGTACGCAGCACAGCGGCGCTCGGATCGGTGCTCGCAAGCGCGTCGATCGGGCTGGGCCTGGGGATTCTGACGCGGAGTCGCCGCACCGGTGCCAACATCACCAGCACCATCGCACCCGACATCGCGCTCACTCTGGCCGGCGTGAAGCTCGACGTCACCGGCACCGAAAATGCCTGGTCGGCCCGCCCGGCCGTCTTCATGTTCAACCACCAGAGCACTGCCGACTCGATCATCGTCACGTCGATCCTCCGGCGAGACATCACCGCTGTGGCGAAACGCGAGCTCGAACGCGACCCACGATTCGCGCTGCTGGGCAGGATCTTCGACGTCGCCTACGTCGATCGTGGTGACCCCGCACAAGCGCGCGAGGCGATGCGCCCCGCAATCGACAAGCTCCACAGCGGTATCTCCGTCGCCATCGCGCCCGAGGGGACGCGCATGCCGACGTCACGTCTCGGCCGATTCAAGAAGGGCGGCTTCCACCTGGCCATGCAAGCAGGTGTGCCCATCGTGCCCATCGTCATCCACAACGCGGGTGACGTGATGTGGAAAAAGGATTTCACCGTCCACTCCGGTACGGTCAAGGTCACCGTCGGCGAGCCCATTCCCACCACGGACTGGGAGCCCGACAAGATCGACGAGTACGTGGACGATGTTCGTTCCTATTTCGACAGAACGTTGGGATATGCCTGA
- a CDS encoding adenylate/guanylate cyclase domain-containing protein, with the protein MPENQINSVVQTEIERNLLGGEPKYNRADIVEKSGIPLERVIALWIGMGFPIHTDTEALVYTDADLEALKLITALTAQKVIKPEMEVAIARTLGQSMSRLAEWQVGVVNSHILERIIDSDEDKNDIDAIRRNARAIAAETVPTLEALQGYTWRRHLAAAAGRSIAAPDDATDSPTMAVGFADMVGYTSLTRRLDIGELTTLLEEFESLATNIIARGRGSVIKNVGDEVMFSAQTPEDAAHIALDLQDAFDEQEDMPDLRVGLAWGPVLARYGDLYGSVVNIAARLTSSANPGTTLVDTVMTEELRHDSEFYLKSIRSLRVKGFHKLKPHALRRNKRGGHKSEE; encoded by the coding sequence ATGCCTGAGAACCAGATCAACTCGGTAGTGCAGACGGAAATCGAGCGGAATCTATTGGGCGGCGAGCCCAAGTACAACCGTGCGGACATCGTCGAGAAGTCCGGCATTCCACTCGAGCGAGTCATTGCTCTGTGGATCGGCATGGGCTTCCCCATCCACACCGATACCGAGGCACTCGTCTACACCGACGCCGATCTCGAGGCTCTGAAGCTGATCACTGCACTCACCGCACAGAAGGTGATCAAGCCCGAGATGGAGGTCGCTATCGCGCGGACACTCGGGCAATCCATGTCCAGGCTCGCGGAATGGCAAGTGGGCGTTGTGAACTCTCACATACTCGAGCGCATAATCGACAGTGACGAAGACAAGAACGACATCGACGCGATTCGGCGTAACGCCCGAGCGATCGCGGCAGAAACCGTCCCCACCCTCGAGGCACTTCAGGGATACACCTGGCGTCGGCATCTGGCCGCAGCCGCCGGTCGATCCATCGCCGCGCCCGACGACGCCACCGACAGTCCCACGATGGCCGTCGGGTTCGCCGACATGGTGGGCTACACCAGCTTGACGCGTCGGCTGGACATCGGTGAGTTGACGACTCTGCTCGAGGAGTTCGAGTCGCTGGCCACCAATATCATTGCCCGCGGACGTGGTTCGGTGATCAAGAACGTCGGCGACGAGGTGATGTTCAGCGCGCAGACACCCGAGGATGCCGCCCACATCGCCCTCGACCTGCAGGACGCGTTCGACGAGCAGGAGGACATGCCGGACCTGCGGGTCGGACTGGCCTGGGGGCCGGTACTGGCCCGGTACGGGGATCTGTACGGCTCGGTGGTCAACATTGCCGCGCGGCTGACCAGCTCTGCCAATCCCGGCACGACCCTGGTCGATACCGTCATGACCGAGGAACTCCGCCACGATTCCGAGTTCTACCTGAAATCGATTCGCTCACTGCGGGTCAAGGGTTTTCACAAGCTCAAGCCGCATGCGCTCCGCCGCAACAAACGGGGCGGTCACAAGAGCGAGGAGTAG
- a CDS encoding MSMEG_0565 family glycosyltransferase, with protein MKIALLTYSSKPRGGVVHTLALAEALARSGQDVSVWSLGRGGDSEFFRAVDPAVTVRMVPFPQRENESVGQRILRSIDVLRQAFTPEQYEIVHAQDCISANAVGRCIRTIHHLDEFTTPELAACHERAITAPYARICVSAAVASDVHRGWGLEPTVIPNGVDAERFTAAAQSGRTHWRDKLGRYVLAVGGIEPRKGSLDLLDAFAGLSERNVQLVFAGGETLFDYRDYRAEFDRRAAELGIEPVILGTVDDDELPHLVAQSAVLPFFSRKEGFGLAAMEALAASIPVVARDLPVLREVFGDSVTYASSVEAMSSELDRALHEPRDPLPGLALARSLTWDEAARRHLGFYSSLL; from the coding sequence GTGAAGATTGCGCTGTTGACCTACTCGTCCAAACCGCGTGGCGGCGTAGTACATACGCTGGCCTTGGCCGAGGCGTTGGCGCGCTCCGGGCAGGACGTGTCGGTGTGGTCTCTCGGCCGCGGCGGCGACAGTGAGTTCTTTCGTGCGGTCGACCCCGCCGTCACCGTGCGGATGGTGCCGTTTCCTCAGCGGGAGAACGAGAGTGTCGGTCAGCGGATACTGCGGTCGATAGACGTTCTGCGACAGGCGTTCACACCGGAGCAATACGAGATCGTCCACGCTCAGGACTGCATCTCCGCAAACGCCGTCGGTCGCTGCATCAGGACCATCCATCACCTCGACGAGTTCACCACGCCCGAACTGGCGGCGTGTCACGAGCGCGCGATCACTGCGCCCTACGCGCGCATCTGTGTATCGGCAGCGGTGGCAAGCGATGTTCACCGCGGATGGGGACTCGAACCAACGGTCATCCCCAACGGCGTCGATGCCGAGAGATTCACTGCTGCTGCGCAGTCGGGTCGAACGCACTGGCGTGACAAGCTCGGCCGATATGTGCTAGCCGTCGGCGGTATAGAGCCACGCAAGGGCAGTCTCGATCTGCTCGACGCCTTCGCCGGGCTGTCCGAGCGAAACGTGCAACTGGTGTTCGCCGGCGGGGAGACGCTGTTCGACTATCGGGACTACCGGGCGGAATTCGACCGTCGTGCAGCAGAACTCGGCATCGAGCCGGTGATACTCGGAACCGTCGACGACGACGAACTACCGCACCTCGTGGCGCAGTCCGCAGTGCTGCCGTTCTTCTCCAGGAAGGAGGGCTTCGGCCTGGCCGCCATGGAGGCACTCGCCGCGTCGATCCCGGTGGTGGCGCGTGATCTGCCGGTACTGCGAGAAGTGTTCGGAGACAGCGTGACCTACGCGTCGTCGGTGGAGGCCATGTCGAGCGAGTTGGACCGTGCGTTGCACGAGCCGCGGGATCCACTACCGGGGCTGGCGCTGGCGCGCAGCCTCACCTGGGACGAGGCTGCGCGTCGACACCTGGGGTTCTACTCCTCGCTCTTGTGA
- a CDS encoding carbon-nitrogen hydrolase family protein gives MAPIKIGALAAHFGRDVDRAVLKITTIMSSAAREGIDLLVLPDASLGGYIDSLSNPDPAELPPTLDPDGPELAAIIAAAGDMTVCIGYTELSKGLRYNAAACLTGDGILGSHRKVHQPLGESLAYAAGDRFEAFDTPVGRMGMLIDYDKTFPESARALALDGARIIAALSAWPASVTDRASSLPNDRQSRLFDLYDAARAAENQVVLVSSNQTGVMGSLRFLGQAKIVGPGGDVLAKTWSKGGLAVHEIDVDAEVDRARRGLHHLAERRVDAYPNLLQEKPDQ, from the coding sequence GTGGCCCCCATCAAGATCGGCGCGCTGGCAGCGCATTTCGGCAGAGATGTCGATCGGGCCGTACTGAAGATCACCACGATCATGTCCAGTGCGGCCCGAGAGGGTATCGATCTCCTGGTGCTGCCCGACGCCTCCCTCGGGGGCTACATCGACAGTCTGAGCAATCCGGATCCCGCGGAGTTACCACCGACGCTCGATCCGGACGGTCCCGAGCTGGCCGCGATCATCGCGGCGGCGGGGGACATGACGGTCTGCATCGGCTACACCGAGTTGTCGAAAGGCCTGCGGTACAACGCTGCTGCGTGCCTGACCGGCGACGGGATTCTCGGCAGTCACCGCAAGGTGCATCAGCCACTCGGAGAATCCTTGGCCTATGCCGCCGGCGATCGGTTCGAGGCCTTCGACACCCCTGTCGGACGGATGGGCATGCTGATCGATTACGACAAGACGTTTCCGGAATCGGCGCGCGCGTTGGCGCTCGACGGTGCGAGAATCATTGCGGCACTGTCGGCGTGGCCCGCCAGTGTCACCGATCGGGCGTCCTCGCTGCCGAACGACCGGCAGTCCCGGTTGTTCGATCTGTACGACGCCGCCAGGGCCGCGGAGAATCAGGTGGTGCTGGTGTCGTCGAACCAGACCGGGGTGATGGGGTCGTTACGCTTCTTGGGGCAAGCGAAGATCGTCGGACCCGGTGGTGACGTGCTGGCGAAAACGTGGTCCAAAGGCGGCCTGGCCGTGCACGAGATCGATGTCGACGCCGAAGTGGACCGGGCCCGAAGAGGGTTGCACCACCTCGCCGAACGTCGTGTCGACGCCTACCCCAATTTGCTGCAGGAGAAGCCGGATCAGTGA
- a CDS encoding MSMEG_0569 family flavin-dependent oxidoreductase yields the protein MNPNSVTAHHSAIENYSVIVIGGGQAGLSISWHLTQRGVEHVVLERDTIAHEWKDSRWDNFTLVTPNWQCALPGYSYDGDDPDGFMQRDEVYAFVRRYAESFDAPVREHVSVDQALQSADGGFDLQTSAGPMHADQIVVAVGGYHIPTIPRFAEKLPRDIVQIHSSEYRGSHQFPDGDVLVVGTGQSGAQIAEDLHLDGRRVHLVAGTAPRVARFYRGRDCVAWLHDMGVYDVSIEDQPGGVGKRENTNHYVTGRDGGRDIDLRAFATEGMQLYGRLLGVEDGVLQFAPTLGASLDAADRVAESIKDNIDAYIEREGISAPTEERYVPVWRPEVETTELDLATSDVTAVVWSVGFRTDYRWLKVGAFDGEGHPTHNRGVTSVSGLYFLGLPWQHTWGSGRFASVARDAAFLADQIGLEISAAQPQSQMV from the coding sequence GTGAATCCGAACAGTGTGACAGCGCACCACAGTGCGATAGAAAACTACTCCGTGATCGTCATCGGCGGCGGGCAGGCCGGCCTGTCCATCAGCTGGCATCTGACGCAGCGCGGCGTCGAACATGTTGTGTTGGAGCGTGACACGATCGCGCACGAGTGGAAGGACTCCCGCTGGGACAACTTCACTCTGGTGACTCCGAACTGGCAGTGCGCGCTGCCCGGGTACTCCTACGATGGTGACGATCCCGACGGATTCATGCAGCGCGACGAGGTCTACGCCTTCGTGCGTCGTTACGCCGAGAGCTTCGATGCGCCGGTGCGAGAGCATGTTTCGGTGGATCAGGCCTTGCAGTCAGCGGATGGTGGTTTCGACCTCCAGACCTCTGCCGGACCGATGCATGCCGACCAGATCGTCGTTGCGGTCGGCGGTTACCACATCCCCACCATTCCGCGATTCGCCGAGAAGCTTCCACGGGACATCGTCCAGATCCACTCCTCCGAATACCGCGGCTCGCATCAGTTCCCGGACGGGGACGTCTTGGTCGTCGGCACCGGCCAGTCCGGCGCGCAGATCGCCGAGGACCTACATCTCGACGGCCGACGCGTCCACCTGGTGGCCGGCACCGCTCCCCGCGTCGCACGCTTCTATCGCGGCCGCGACTGTGTCGCCTGGCTGCACGACATGGGCGTCTACGATGTCTCCATCGAGGATCAACCCGGTGGCGTCGGCAAACGCGAGAACACGAACCACTACGTCACCGGCCGTGACGGTGGTCGAGACATCGACCTGCGTGCATTCGCCACCGAGGGCATGCAGCTCTACGGTCGATTGCTCGGAGTGGAGGACGGCGTGCTGCAGTTCGCGCCCACGCTCGGGGCGTCCCTCGATGCTGCGGATCGTGTTGCCGAGAGCATCAAGGACAACATCGACGCGTACATCGAGCGCGAGGGCATCAGCGCGCCCACCGAGGAGCGCTACGTACCGGTGTGGCGCCCCGAGGTCGAGACCACCGAACTGGATCTCGCTACCTCCGACGTCACGGCCGTCGTGTGGTCGGTGGGCTTCCGCACCGACTATCGGTGGCTGAAGGTCGGGGCCTTCGACGGGGAGGGCCACCCGACGCACAACCGAGGCGTTACCTCGGTCTCCGGCCTGTACTTCCTCGGCCTGCCGTGGCAGCACACCTGGGGCTCGGGTCGTTTCGCCTCGGTGGCCCGAGATGCCGCGTTCCTGGCGGATCAGATCGGTCTCGAGATCAGTGCCGCACAACCCCAGAGTCAGATGGTCTGA
- a CDS encoding MSMEG_0570 family nitrogen starvation response protein, with translation MPEMSFVVRWPDGREQSCYSPSLVMHDYLTPGAEYTVQDFVERTSEALTVASDRVLAKFGMRCTSAAQQMEEIHGVSASYRAGAVRVLSMSGAELL, from the coding sequence ATGCCTGAGATGTCGTTCGTCGTTCGTTGGCCCGATGGGCGCGAACAGTCCTGCTATTCACCGTCGCTGGTGATGCACGATTACCTGACGCCCGGTGCGGAGTACACGGTCCAGGACTTCGTCGAGCGCACGTCCGAGGCGCTGACGGTGGCGAGTGATCGAGTACTCGCGAAGTTCGGTATGCGGTGCACCTCGGCCGCACAGCAGATGGAAGAGATTCACGGCGTCAGCGCTTCGTACCGGGCCGGTGCCGTTCGCGTACTGAGCATGTCGGGAGCTGAATTGCTGTGA
- a CDS encoding carbon-nitrogen hydrolase family protein, which yields MNAITISVAAAEFGRDMEQSYATIAALLEEARNRGSQLLVLPEACLGGYLPSLGGGDETEESRQRRLKALPPALELDGPEIRRVIDMAGDTVITFGFCEKDGDTRYNAAVTVDGSGILGSYRKVHQPLGENLCYDAGDSYSAFDTPVGRMGMQICYDKGFPEAARELALDGAEIVASISAWPTARTATVENMEEDRWKQRFDIYDRARALENQIIWVAANQAGTFGSLRFVCSAKIVGPGGEILAGTGVEPGLATATVDVDALIGAARGGGMYNLRDRRPSVYRTITKEPVHA from the coding sequence ATGAACGCCATCACCATCTCCGTTGCCGCAGCCGAATTCGGGCGCGACATGGAACAGAGCTACGCCACCATCGCCGCGTTGCTCGAGGAAGCGCGCAATCGCGGCAGCCAACTGCTCGTCCTGCCCGAAGCCTGCCTCGGCGGTTACCTGCCCAGTCTCGGCGGAGGCGACGAGACCGAGGAATCGAGGCAGCGTCGCTTGAAGGCACTGCCTCCCGCCCTCGAACTCGACGGACCCGAGATCAGACGCGTCATCGACATGGCGGGTGACACCGTCATCACCTTCGGCTTCTGCGAGAAGGACGGCGACACCCGCTACAACGCCGCAGTGACGGTCGACGGCAGCGGCATCCTCGGCTCGTACCGCAAGGTGCACCAGCCGCTCGGTGAAAACCTCTGCTACGACGCGGGAGACAGCTACTCCGCCTTCGATACTCCGGTCGGCCGAATGGGCATGCAGATCTGCTACGACAAGGGATTCCCCGAAGCCGCCCGCGAACTTGCCCTCGACGGTGCCGAGATCGTCGCCTCCATCTCCGCATGGCCGACGGCACGTACCGCGACCGTGGAGAACATGGAGGAGGACCGCTGGAAGCAGCGCTTCGACATCTACGATCGCGCTCGTGCGCTCGAGAACCAGATCATCTGGGTCGCGGCGAATCAGGCCGGCACCTTCGGATCCTTGAGATTCGTCTGCAGCGCCAAGATCGTCGGGCCCGGCGGGGAGATTCTTGCCGGCACCGGCGTCGAGCCGGGGCTGGCGACGGCCACCGTCGACGTCGATGCGCTCATCGGGGCGGCACGTGGCGGCGGTATGTACAACCTGCGTGATCGCCGGCCGTCGGTCTATCGGACCATCACCAAGGAGCCGGTCCATGCCTGA